In the Flagellimonas sp. MMG031 genome, one interval contains:
- a CDS encoding ATPase — translation MNFKAPHIITEGDISYELGSLKGREIKYDFEKILVYLDAKGKLLFGKKFRIHREDREMLYKLSLYFIRDRERCKQLGIDVDKGLLLSGPVGCGKTSLMKLFKFMVPHQRPYEVIPSRNIVFGFNHLGFKIIGDYGNSQSFCFDDLGVEPDGVHFGKECNVMGEILLSRYELFTDHKIKTHATTNLNAQELEARYGNRVRSRMRELFNLVGFDKDCKDKRK, via the coding sequence ATGAATTTTAAGGCCCCACATATCATCACCGAAGGTGACATAAGTTATGAACTGGGCTCCCTGAAGGGCAGGGAGATCAAATACGATTTCGAGAAGATACTGGTCTATCTCGATGCCAAGGGAAAACTCCTGTTCGGCAAGAAGTTCAGGATCCATCGAGAGGACAGGGAGATGCTGTACAAGCTCAGTCTCTACTTTATCCGGGACAGGGAACGTTGCAAACAGTTGGGCATCGATGTGGATAAGGGCCTTCTCCTCTCAGGTCCGGTAGGCTGTGGGAAGACCAGCCTGATGAAACTGTTCAAGTTCATGGTGCCCCACCAAAGGCCTTATGAGGTCATTCCCTCCAGGAACATTGTCTTTGGCTTCAACCATTTGGGCTTTAAGATCATTGGGGACTACGGGAATTCCCAATCCTTTTGTTTTGATGATCTGGGTGTGGAACCCGATGGGGTCCATTTTGGAAAGGAGTGCAATGTCATGGGGGAGATCTTATTGTCCCGCTATGAGCTGTTCACTGACCATAAGATCAAGACCCACGCCACTACCAATCTCAATGCACAGGAACTGGAAGCAAGGTATGGGAACCGGGTAAGGTCAAGGATGCGGGAACTTTTCAACCTTGTAGGGTTTGATAAGGACTGTAAGGACAAAAGAAAATAA
- a CDS encoding TraG family conjugative transposon ATPase, whose protein sequence is MSKLNFNAYHPILDIQNHVVFGSNGDVVLCYQVELPEIYSLSETDFEELHGMWFQAFKSLPVGAIIHKQDRYQKKGYDARNLPKETFLAKATHDYFVGREHLDHQSYLFFVLPLDKALNATKYVNPFRKVEKGLHRKLDVQVAEFVTAVNDAVSYINNSKSVSMVPMEPEAILEHTHAYFNGYNLDFDTDIQFGKGPIEIGDHYFDVMAINHEECFGETVQSSVPNGKFSSDGFSFHKGFLDGLGLELGENHIINQILYLDDTHQWRKLLDKKIEELSKSSNFGSQNKVVRNKVQHILDRINGDDTARIIRGHVNIVYWHTEVGVLKRIASGIKAQLKELDIRPYHPHGEERKHYFLNSYPSYASNFSNEDLFVMDLKAALCLYINNTNYRSDETGIVFNDRQYNIPVVKDVWDEGKRRIKARNFAIFAPTGEGKSFLANNILRQYFEADVRLVIIDLGGSYAKFAQLYPDDHVVLRYEQGKNLGINPFYIADPSDLTPERLEDLALFLLELLAENQVTKSKEVALKKVLLHYYDAVRAGHSLASLYQFVDKHKDTLIEETRVHESDFNVYGFLHILSEYVDGGLYSFLFHVAEDQTYKIEDKRLIVFELDEVRDNKEILSVMLKLIKSAIQRTIWRNRSERGIILFDEFAKQLKFPHVLESVEFYYQAIRKQNGAIGIILQSINQLPENATSASILENTQVVYSLRNEKGYDELVRRLHLSNHDLNQLKSLRNNLTGVRKYTEIFIKIGKESNVFRLEVPPEVYAAYLTDGVEHGQLMELFEQFGNMERAITEFINQQKKMI, encoded by the coding sequence ATGTCTAAGCTCAATTTCAATGCATATCACCCAATCCTGGATATCCAGAACCATGTGGTTTTTGGGAGCAATGGCGATGTGGTGTTGTGTTATCAAGTGGAATTACCTGAGATATACTCCCTTTCTGAGACGGATTTTGAGGAGCTGCACGGGATGTGGTTCCAGGCCTTTAAATCCTTGCCCGTGGGTGCTATTATCCATAAGCAGGATAGGTATCAAAAGAAAGGTTATGATGCTAGGAACCTTCCAAAGGAAACCTTTCTGGCCAAGGCCACCCATGATTATTTTGTGGGTAGGGAGCATTTGGACCATCAGAGTTATCTCTTCTTTGTACTTCCTCTTGATAAAGCCCTTAATGCCACCAAATATGTCAATCCCTTTCGAAAAGTAGAGAAAGGGTTGCACCGGAAACTGGATGTGCAGGTAGCGGAATTTGTGACCGCCGTCAACGATGCGGTATCCTATATCAACAACTCCAAAAGCGTGTCCATGGTACCCATGGAACCTGAAGCCATATTGGAGCATACCCATGCTTATTTCAATGGATACAATCTTGATTTTGATACGGATATCCAGTTTGGGAAAGGCCCCATAGAAATTGGTGACCATTATTTTGATGTGATGGCCATCAACCATGAAGAATGTTTTGGAGAAACCGTGCAAAGCAGTGTGCCCAACGGGAAATTCAGTTCGGACGGATTCAGTTTTCATAAAGGTTTTTTGGACGGTCTGGGACTGGAATTGGGGGAGAACCATATCATCAACCAAATCCTATATCTAGATGATACCCATCAATGGCGTAAACTATTGGATAAAAAAATTGAGGAACTCTCCAAGAGCTCCAATTTTGGTTCCCAGAACAAAGTGGTCCGCAACAAGGTCCAACATATCTTGGACAGGATCAATGGGGATGATACCGCACGAATAATTCGTGGCCATGTGAATATTGTTTATTGGCATACGGAAGTTGGGGTGTTGAAGCGAATTGCTTCTGGCATCAAGGCGCAATTGAAGGAACTGGATATACGACCCTATCATCCCCATGGGGAGGAGCGCAAACATTATTTTTTGAACTCCTATCCCAGTTATGCTTCCAACTTTTCCAATGAAGATCTTTTTGTGATGGACCTGAAGGCAGCCCTTTGTCTGTATATCAACAATACCAATTATCGCTCTGATGAAACAGGAATCGTTTTTAATGATAGACAGTACAATATTCCTGTGGTCAAGGATGTATGGGACGAGGGGAAAAGGCGTATCAAGGCCCGGAACTTTGCCATTTTTGCCCCGACAGGAGAAGGGAAATCCTTCTTGGCCAATAATATCCTACGTCAATACTTTGAGGCGGATGTACGACTGGTCATTATCGATTTAGGGGGTTCTTATGCCAAATTTGCCCAATTGTATCCCGATGATCACGTGGTCCTTCGCTATGAGCAAGGCAAGAATTTGGGTATTAATCCCTTTTATATCGCCGATCCGTCCGATTTGACCCCTGAACGACTGGAAGATCTGGCCCTCTTTCTTTTGGAGCTCTTGGCTGAAAACCAGGTGACCAAATCCAAGGAAGTGGCCTTGAAAAAAGTGTTGTTGCACTATTATGATGCTGTCAGGGCGGGGCATTCCTTGGCTTCCCTATATCAGTTTGTTGATAAGCACAAGGATACCTTGATCGAGGAGACCCGAGTTCATGAATCCGATTTCAATGTCTATGGATTTTTGCACATTCTTTCCGAATATGTGGATGGGGGACTGTACAGTTTTCTGTTCCATGTGGCAGAAGACCAGACCTATAAAATAGAGGACAAGCGCCTGATTGTCTTTGAACTGGACGAAGTGCGAGACAATAAGGAAATCCTGTCCGTAATGCTCAAATTGATCAAGTCCGCCATCCAACGCACCATTTGGAGGAACAGGTCGGAACGGGGCATTATTCTTTTCGATGAGTTTGCCAAGCAGCTTAAATTTCCCCATGTATTGGAGAGTGTGGAGTTCTATTACCAGGCCATCCGAAAGCAAAACGGGGCCATTGGTATCATCCTGCAATCCATCAACCAATTACCGGAAAATGCCACTTCGGCAAGTATCCTGGAGAATACGCAGGTCGTGTACAGTTTACGGAACGAGAAGGGCTATGATGAATTGGTTAGACGGTTGCACCTCTCCAACCATGATCTCAATCAATTGAAGTCCCTTAGAAACAACCTTACCGGGGTGCGCAAATACACCGAAATCTTTATCAAAATCGGGAAGGAAAG